One Tomitella gaofuii DNA segment encodes these proteins:
- a CDS encoding nuclear transport factor 2 family protein: MSTGTAETTSDDARFIHDEWDRRTRAHDIDGLLALYLPDAVFESPLVPRIMDTDSGVLVGHERLREFFARGTRGRPEELVRFHRSGRFLFGGGRLMWEYPRRTPDGDQVDIAEVMDLSGRRIRCHRIYWGWFGAPLLARAR, translated from the coding sequence ATGAGCACAGGCACGGCAGAAACCACCTCCGACGACGCGCGGTTCATCCACGATGAATGGGACCGGCGCACCCGCGCCCACGACATCGACGGACTCCTCGCGCTCTACCTGCCCGACGCGGTGTTCGAGAGCCCGCTGGTGCCGCGCATCATGGACACCGACAGTGGCGTGCTCGTGGGGCACGAACGGCTGCGGGAGTTCTTCGCGCGCGGCACCCGCGGCCGGCCGGAGGAGCTCGTGCGCTTCCACCGCAGCGGCCGGTTCCTTTTCGGCGGCGGCCGGCTCATGTGGGAGTACCCGCGGCGGACGCCCGACGGTGACCAGGTGGATATCGCCGAGGTCATGGACCTGTCCGGCCGGCGGATCCGGTGTCACCGCATCTACTGGGGATGGTTCGGCGCCCCGCTGCTCGCCCGGGCTCGGTGA
- a CDS encoding antitoxin Phd, whose amino-acid sequence MPALNVPFTDDEMEAVRAGAAEAEQSLRMFAHDAVLSAADQHKKRVREAAALIASRSSELNRRLA is encoded by the coding sequence ATGCCAGCGCTGAATGTCCCTTTCACAGACGATGAGATGGAAGCAGTGCGCGCGGGCGCCGCCGAAGCCGAGCAATCGCTGCGCATGTTCGCTCACGACGCCGTCCTGAGCGCTGCCGATCAGCATAAGAAGCGTGTGCGCGAAGCGGCCGCCCTCATCGCGAGCCGGTCCAGCGAACTCAACCGTCGTCTCGCGTGA
- a CDS encoding NADPH-dependent FMN reductase, whose product MGNAGAPKLGIIIASVRETRVGHMLGEWIAAQAREHGGFDVDVIDLAEVALPMTTSEPHHPRTGRYVNDATKAWSERIAGCQAFVIVTPEYNFGMPAPLKNALDLVSTEWNYKPVAFASYGGVSGGLRSVEHAKLVVLPLRMVPVLEGIVAPMVFDQFVDGAFEPNEVQLGAAKQMFDELSRVTAALQPLQN is encoded by the coding sequence ATGGGCAACGCCGGGGCGCCGAAGCTGGGCATCATCATCGCGAGCGTGCGGGAGACGCGCGTGGGGCACATGCTGGGCGAGTGGATCGCCGCGCAGGCGCGTGAGCACGGCGGGTTCGACGTGGACGTCATCGACCTCGCCGAGGTCGCGCTGCCGATGACGACCTCCGAGCCGCACCATCCGCGCACCGGCCGGTACGTCAACGACGCGACCAAGGCGTGGAGCGAGCGGATCGCCGGATGCCAGGCGTTCGTCATCGTCACCCCCGAGTACAACTTCGGCATGCCGGCGCCGCTGAAGAACGCGCTGGACCTGGTGTCCACGGAGTGGAATTACAAGCCGGTGGCCTTCGCCTCGTACGGCGGTGTCTCCGGCGGCCTGCGGTCGGTGGAGCACGCCAAGCTGGTGGTGCTGCCGCTGCGCATGGTGCCGGTGCTGGAGGGGATCGTGGCGCCCATGGTGTTCGACCAGTTCGTCGATGGCGCCTTCGAGCCCAACGAGGTCCAGCTGGGCGCGGCCAAGCAGATGTTCGACGAGCTCTCCCGGGTCACTGCCGCCCTGCAGCCGCTGCAGAACTGA
- the fmdA gene encoding formamidase: protein MPQNLFPLDSAKPFTDQQITGHNRWHPDIPPAVTVRPGDEFRADCREWFDGHIRNDDSAEDIRTAPMSKVHALSGPFRVEGARPGDLLVVDILEVGPIPQEDSGPLAGQGWGYTGIFAKANGGSFLVDQFPDAYKAVWDFSGRTATSRHVPHVTFTGITHPGLMGTAPSAGMIGKWNAREAALIATDPDRLPPLALPPEPQDAVLTTLSGADFDRVAAEACRTAPPRENGGNMDIKNLTAGSRVFYPVYVDGANLSVGDLHFSQGDGEITFCGAIEMGGFIDLRVDVIKGGMDTYNIHENPLFMPGNTPPQYSEWLAFSGTSVTLDGEQRYLDSQLAYQRACLHAIDYLTTFGYSPEQAYLLLGAAPIEGRFSGVVDIPNSCATVYLPTAIFDFPIAPSADGPATIDPGIGAPRA, encoded by the coding sequence GTGCCCCAGAACCTCTTCCCCCTCGACTCGGCCAAGCCTTTCACCGACCAGCAGATCACCGGCCACAACCGCTGGCACCCGGACATTCCGCCGGCCGTCACCGTCCGCCCGGGCGACGAGTTCCGCGCCGACTGCCGCGAATGGTTCGACGGCCACATCCGCAACGACGACTCGGCCGAGGACATCCGCACCGCCCCGATGAGCAAGGTGCACGCGCTGTCCGGGCCGTTCCGGGTGGAGGGCGCCAGGCCAGGCGACCTGCTGGTGGTCGACATCCTCGAGGTGGGCCCCATCCCACAGGAAGATTCCGGCCCGCTCGCCGGCCAGGGCTGGGGCTACACCGGCATCTTCGCCAAGGCCAACGGCGGCAGCTTCCTCGTCGACCAGTTCCCCGACGCCTACAAGGCCGTGTGGGACTTCTCCGGCCGCACGGCCACCTCCCGGCACGTCCCCCACGTGACGTTCACCGGAATCACGCACCCGGGACTGATGGGCACCGCGCCGTCGGCCGGCATGATCGGCAAGTGGAACGCACGCGAGGCCGCACTGATCGCCACCGACCCGGATCGATTGCCACCGCTGGCCCTTCCTCCGGAGCCGCAGGACGCCGTCCTCACCACACTCTCCGGAGCCGACTTCGACCGCGTCGCCGCCGAGGCCTGCCGCACCGCGCCGCCACGGGAGAACGGCGGAAACATGGACATCAAGAACCTCACCGCCGGCAGCCGGGTGTTCTACCCGGTATACGTCGACGGCGCGAATCTGTCCGTCGGTGACCTGCACTTCTCGCAGGGGGACGGCGAGATCACCTTCTGCGGCGCCATCGAGATGGGCGGGTTCATCGACCTGCGCGTGGACGTGATCAAGGGCGGGATGGACACCTACAACATCCACGAGAATCCGCTGTTCATGCCCGGGAACACGCCGCCGCAATACTCGGAGTGGCTCGCGTTCTCCGGCACGTCCGTCACCCTCGACGGCGAACAGCGCTACCTCGATTCGCAGCTCGCCTACCAGCGCGCGTGCCTGCACGCCATCGACTACCTCACCACCTTCGGATACAGCCCCGAACAGGCGTATCTGCTGCTGGGCGCGGCGCCGATCGAGGGCAGGTTCTCCGGTGTGGTCGACATCCCCAACTCGTGCGCCACCGTCTACCTGCCCACCGCCATCTTCGATTTCCCCATCGCCCCGTCCGCGGACGGGCCGGCGACGATCGACCCGGGGATCGGTGCGCCGCGGGCCTGA
- a CDS encoding ArsR/SmtB family transcription factor, translated as MSTARPLSAPRTPDLSGFAREVADPSRSAMLVTLMDGRAWTVGELARQAGIARNTASGHVRRLVRAGLVTESRQGRHCYLTLAAPQVADAIEAIGLATGTLPPTRSLRGRRFDDELAAGRTCYRHLAGRLGVGLLDGAVARGLVTGDCALTDHGRAWCEAHAIDTAPSRRPLLRPCIDWTERRPHLAGALADRLAAAAFDRGWIVRGSHPRAVRFTPTGRSAIDA; from the coding sequence ATGTCCACCGCACGACCACTGTCCGCCCCCCGCACGCCCGACCTGTCCGGTTTTGCGCGCGAAGTCGCCGACCCCAGCCGCTCCGCCATGCTCGTCACGCTCATGGATGGGCGCGCGTGGACGGTCGGCGAGCTGGCGCGGCAGGCCGGGATCGCCCGCAACACCGCCAGCGGGCACGTGCGCCGGCTGGTCCGCGCCGGGCTCGTCACCGAGAGCCGGCAGGGCCGGCACTGCTACCTCACGCTGGCCGCGCCGCAGGTCGCCGACGCGATCGAGGCGATCGGCCTGGCGACCGGCACCCTGCCGCCGACGCGCAGCCTGCGCGGTCGCCGGTTCGACGACGAGCTGGCCGCCGGGCGCACCTGCTATCGGCACCTCGCGGGGCGGCTCGGCGTCGGCCTGCTCGACGGGGCAGTCGCCCGCGGACTCGTCACCGGCGACTGTGCGCTCACCGACCACGGCCGCGCCTGGTGCGAGGCGCACGCCATCGACACGGCGCCGTCGCGCCGCCCGCTGCTGCGGCCGTGCATCGACTGGACCGAGCGCCGACCGCATCTTGCAGGCGCCCTCGCGGACCGGCTGGCCGCGGCCGCCTTCGACCGCGGCTGGATCGTGCGCGGCAGCCACCCTCGGGCCGTGCGCTTCACGCCCACGGGCCGCTCAGCGATCGACGCCTGA
- a CDS encoding AAA family ATPase has translation MPAPTFVLTEEFEQALDLLRSGGNLFLTGKAGTGKSTLVRRFLAETERRVLVAAPTGIAALNVGGYTIHRVFGFRAGTTVADVEGGAYRPGRFAKALSELQTLIIDEASMVRADLFDMLAAALGRFGPDPSAPFGGVQIVLVGDLFQLPPVVTEAEAAYFETRYATPYFFSADAYRGAEFPTVDLTRVFRQSGDPRMATILNAIREGTLVSRSRAELNARTVPGFVPPDDEFWLTLTTTNRMATSRNRTRLERLAGDEFTHHAERIGELDRFEAPTDDVLHFKVGAQIMMLTNDPSDRWVNGTIGRIVDAEWSERGCVVAVQFPGGDVAEVEAYRWEVTRPVLDGGGLRHEVIGSFTQLPFKLAWAITIHKSQGQTLDRLVVDLTGGTFATGQLYVALSRCTSMDGLVLTRPVLPKDLKTDRRILRFLRAATAPDAAARYCAIAALTVGDDGARSKPRPVELAVAFEDGTSVSSVINPQRDLADARRAYGISVSDVLLAPTLREAWAMILPLLDGRTPVGVGVDKSLGHIDFELKRLGSAMPMPLGVDVPAGRLSAGERTALRSASAVQRAQAALRARDRLDAQDPGAGAFDTDAADELASADAGGAVGYLLTRTPDEPTPASALLPQFSAMLAVGRSVGAVLLGRGGAGADRVAGDSPDPEILREARVLVAEQVRAAAARVPLTAEALDRLHTLETVLGADLTKGLAALEADSAAGVLAPGTRVCFTGDAVGADGRFVSRDEMFSLAEARGLTPVKNVSKTRCDALVTAEIGSQSGKARKAREWGKSVVSADEFLAWARG, from the coding sequence ATGCCCGCCCCGACCTTCGTCCTCACCGAGGAGTTCGAGCAGGCGCTCGACCTGCTCCGCTCGGGCGGCAACCTGTTCCTCACCGGCAAGGCGGGCACGGGCAAGTCGACGCTCGTCCGGCGGTTCCTCGCCGAGACCGAGCGCCGCGTGCTCGTGGCCGCTCCCACCGGCATCGCGGCCCTCAACGTCGGCGGATATACGATCCACCGCGTGTTCGGTTTCCGCGCCGGTACCACCGTGGCCGACGTCGAGGGCGGCGCCTACCGTCCGGGCCGCTTCGCCAAGGCCCTCTCCGAGCTGCAGACCCTCATCATCGACGAGGCGTCCATGGTGCGGGCGGACCTGTTCGACATGCTCGCCGCCGCGCTGGGCCGCTTCGGCCCGGACCCGTCCGCCCCGTTCGGCGGCGTGCAGATCGTGCTCGTCGGCGACCTGTTCCAGCTGCCGCCCGTGGTCACCGAAGCCGAGGCCGCGTACTTCGAGACCCGTTACGCCACCCCGTACTTCTTCTCCGCCGACGCGTACCGCGGCGCGGAGTTCCCCACCGTCGACCTCACGCGGGTGTTCCGCCAGTCGGGCGATCCGCGTATGGCCACCATCCTCAATGCGATCCGCGAGGGCACGCTCGTCTCCCGTTCACGAGCTGAGCTCAACGCGCGCACCGTTCCCGGGTTCGTGCCGCCCGACGACGAGTTCTGGCTGACCCTGACCACCACCAACCGCATGGCCACCTCACGCAACCGCACCCGCCTCGAGCGGCTCGCGGGCGACGAGTTCACCCACCACGCCGAGCGGATCGGCGAGCTCGACCGCTTCGAGGCGCCCACCGACGACGTGCTGCACTTCAAGGTGGGCGCACAGATCATGATGCTCACCAACGACCCGTCGGACCGGTGGGTCAACGGCACCATCGGACGCATCGTCGACGCCGAGTGGTCCGAACGCGGCTGCGTCGTCGCCGTGCAGTTCCCGGGCGGCGACGTGGCGGAGGTCGAGGCCTACCGCTGGGAGGTCACCCGCCCCGTGCTCGACGGCGGCGGGCTGCGCCACGAGGTCATCGGCTCGTTCACGCAGCTTCCGTTCAAGCTGGCCTGGGCGATCACGATCCACAAGAGCCAGGGCCAGACGCTCGACCGCCTCGTCGTCGACCTCACCGGCGGTACCTTCGCCACCGGCCAGCTGTACGTGGCGCTGAGCCGGTGCACGTCGATGGACGGGCTGGTGCTCACCCGCCCGGTGCTGCCGAAGGACCTCAAGACCGATCGGCGCATCCTGCGGTTCCTGCGCGCCGCCACCGCCCCCGACGCCGCGGCGCGGTACTGCGCGATCGCCGCGCTCACCGTCGGCGACGATGGAGCCCGCAGCAAGCCGCGCCCCGTCGAGCTGGCGGTGGCCTTCGAGGACGGCACCTCCGTCAGCTCCGTGATCAACCCGCAGCGCGACCTGGCCGATGCCCGCCGCGCCTACGGGATCAGCGTGTCCGACGTGCTGCTGGCCCCGACCCTGCGCGAGGCGTGGGCGATGATCCTGCCGCTGCTCGACGGCCGCACCCCCGTCGGAGTCGGCGTCGACAAGTCGCTCGGCCATATCGACTTCGAGCTCAAGCGGCTCGGCAGCGCGATGCCGATGCCGCTCGGCGTCGACGTGCCCGCCGGACGGCTGTCGGCCGGGGAACGGACGGCCCTCCGTTCGGCGTCCGCGGTGCAGCGCGCGCAGGCGGCGTTGCGGGCGCGCGACCGGCTCGACGCGCAGGATCCCGGGGCGGGCGCGTTCGACACCGACGCAGCGGACGAGCTTGCCAGCGCCGACGCGGGCGGCGCTGTCGGCTACCTGCTCACCCGTACGCCCGACGAGCCGACGCCGGCATCGGCTCTGCTACCCCAGTTCTCGGCGATGTTGGCCGTCGGACGCAGCGTCGGCGCGGTGCTGCTGGGTCGCGGCGGCGCAGGCGCCGACCGGGTTGCGGGAGACAGCCCCGACCCCGAGATCCTGCGCGAGGCGCGGGTGCTCGTGGCAGAGCAGGTGCGCGCGGCGGCCGCGCGTGTGCCCCTCACTGCGGAGGCACTGGACCGGCTGCACACGCTGGAGACGGTGCTGGGCGCGGATCTCACCAAGGGACTGGCCGCACTCGAGGCCGATTCCGCGGCCGGCGTGCTGGCCCCCGGCACGAGGGTGTGCTTCACCGGCGACGCCGTCGGCGCGGACGGACGGTTCGTCTCGCGCGACGAGATGTTCTCGCTCGCCGAGGCACGCGGGCTCACCCCGGTGAAGAACGTGTCCAAGACCAGGTGCGACGCGCTCGTCACCGCGGAGATCGGCTCGCAATCCGGCAAGGCGCGCAAGGCCCGCGAGTGGGGCAAGTCGGTGGTCTCCGCCGACGAGTTCCTCGCGTGGGCGCGCGGCTGA
- a CDS encoding type II toxin-antitoxin system death-on-curing family toxin, whose amino-acid sequence MSDHLDREDVLHAGSIAVGHRLDVRDYGLLDAAVARPRATVFGIDAYEGDFEKAAALLQSLARNHAFVDGNKRTAWASAWVFLHLNGHELDPSFDVDGAEAFMEQAATHSEMEVPQLASRLRGFALSADD is encoded by the coding sequence GTGAGCGACCACCTCGACCGTGAGGATGTCCTGCACGCGGGGTCGATCGCGGTCGGACACCGCCTCGACGTCCGTGACTACGGCCTCTTGGATGCGGCGGTCGCTCGTCCGCGCGCAACGGTGTTCGGCATCGACGCCTACGAGGGCGATTTCGAGAAAGCGGCAGCACTGCTGCAGTCGCTGGCCCGCAACCATGCGTTCGTCGATGGCAACAAGCGCACAGCGTGGGCCTCAGCTTGGGTATTCCTGCATCTGAACGGGCATGAGCTGGACCCTTCGTTCGATGTGGACGGCGCCGAAGCCTTCATGGAGCAGGCCGCCACGCACTCAGAAATGGAAGTCCCGCAACTCGCATCCCGTCTCCGTGGCTTCGCCCTGTCTGCCGACGACTGA
- a CDS encoding FmdB family zinc ribbon protein, whose protein sequence is MPVYQFRCDSCGPFDAAHTMATVPDADVCPECRAPSRRTITSPALGRGGSASMRLLDATARSASEPAVVTGTAPGRRRSPGTPVSTDPRHRALPRP, encoded by the coding sequence ATGCCCGTCTACCAGTTCCGATGCGACTCGTGCGGGCCCTTCGACGCCGCCCACACCATGGCGACGGTCCCCGACGCCGACGTGTGCCCCGAGTGCCGGGCCCCGTCGCGCCGCACCATCACCTCCCCCGCCCTCGGCCGGGGCGGCTCCGCATCGATGCGCCTGCTCGACGCCACCGCGCGTTCGGCCTCCGAGCCGGCCGTCGTCACCGGTACCGCGCCCGGCCGCCGGCGTTCCCCCGGCACGCCGGTATCCACCGATCCGCGGCACCGCGCGCTGCCGCGACCCTGA
- a CDS encoding FUSC family protein, whose product MTEQAGPAAPAPAPGVAGLRRADRDPATRYRGLRPALRRTFIDADPGRIRLRTAWTTALAVLTAIAAMGAVAKSTHQGPELVTVSGFMAMQTVALVNDATLRQRQVTMALTILPSAAAATIASVTMLNPVSRDVGIVIVVFCAVWLRRYGPRGSACGVIGFFAYFFTILTDTKPHALPMLLAAIAVGVGSALFVRTAVVPERPRAQLRTLLPALRDASTDLLDAAAAEVPEWATATTLGARWDALGRAAAAVYDWQDRFDTPQHTGVTARELDGIVFDVQLSIEHAAQALLRVGAQGSRPAPLTASVNALRAVMATAPATAARSAPPAACAAWEAIDAAMSLPAEAGDAARAVHRAAQAQVRLRSVRVTPGKMRRILPGVHAPGPAVPEAPPSRTADVPAAAPANSAAQVHSAAPPHSAAPASPAAPTGRPAPVWRSWDAATRAAVQCSVAAAAAALVGRAISADRWYWAVLTAFMIFYGATTSGDVLARAWRRMLGTVLGVVAALVIVYAIGHHPDVLLPLIAVYALLGQYFGPLNYAYRIFFITLMLASLYELLGIFDLRVMEVRIDETLAGAAVGIAAAFFVLSTRSTPVLATRIGDYLTRLGVLVSDCGAAVLDGRAPRDLRAATRELDAALAAVGKAADPLETVGNRRHRRQAARWNRRLQANSRFAHELVGAVLLEAWPDGTVRPPDPPAAFEPALHRVLDDIAAATRRFTDADSPADGDPPPAASPGTDADRLVGDVLHALPPAGPGVDPAYRVRSAAYALGGVARTLPDAEDAIFRA is encoded by the coding sequence GTGACCGAACAGGCCGGCCCGGCCGCGCCCGCACCGGCCCCCGGAGTGGCAGGCCTGCGCCGGGCCGACCGCGACCCCGCGACGCGCTACCGCGGCCTGCGCCCGGCGCTGCGGCGAACTTTCATCGACGCCGACCCCGGCCGCATCCGTCTGCGCACCGCATGGACGACGGCGCTGGCCGTCCTCACCGCGATCGCGGCGATGGGCGCGGTGGCGAAGTCCACCCACCAGGGCCCGGAGCTCGTCACGGTCTCCGGGTTCATGGCGATGCAGACGGTGGCCCTCGTCAACGACGCGACGCTCCGGCAGCGGCAGGTGACGATGGCCCTGACGATCCTGCCGTCCGCCGCGGCGGCGACCATCGCCTCGGTGACCATGCTCAACCCCGTCTCCAGGGATGTGGGCATCGTGATCGTCGTGTTCTGCGCGGTGTGGCTGCGCCGCTACGGGCCGCGGGGCTCCGCGTGCGGGGTCATCGGCTTCTTCGCCTACTTCTTCACCATCCTCACGGATACGAAACCCCACGCCCTGCCGATGCTGCTCGCCGCGATCGCGGTGGGGGTCGGCTCCGCACTGTTCGTACGCACCGCCGTGGTGCCCGAACGCCCGCGCGCGCAGCTGCGCACCCTGCTGCCCGCACTGCGCGACGCCTCGACGGACCTGCTCGACGCGGCGGCCGCGGAGGTTCCGGAGTGGGCGACCGCGACGACGCTCGGTGCACGCTGGGACGCGCTGGGCCGGGCGGCGGCCGCCGTCTACGACTGGCAGGACCGGTTCGACACCCCCCAGCACACCGGTGTCACCGCGCGGGAACTCGACGGGATCGTTTTCGACGTGCAACTGTCGATCGAACACGCCGCGCAAGCCCTGCTCCGCGTCGGCGCCCAGGGTTCGCGCCCGGCCCCGCTGACCGCCTCGGTAAACGCGCTGCGCGCGGTGATGGCCACGGCGCCGGCCACCGCGGCCCGGTCCGCTCCGCCGGCTGCGTGTGCCGCGTGGGAGGCCATCGACGCCGCGATGTCGCTGCCCGCGGAGGCCGGCGACGCCGCGCGGGCGGTGCACCGGGCCGCGCAGGCGCAGGTCAGGCTGCGCTCGGTGCGGGTGACCCCCGGAAAGATGCGGCGCATTCTGCCCGGAGTCCACGCACCCGGGCCGGCGGTGCCCGAGGCGCCCCCGTCCCGGACCGCCGACGTGCCGGCCGCAGCACCGGCGAACTCTGCGGCACAGGTGCATTCTGCTGCCCCTCCCCACTCTGCAGCCCCGGCGAGCCCCGCGGCCCCGACCGGTCGGCCCGCACCGGTCTGGCGATCGTGGGACGCGGCCACCCGGGCCGCCGTGCAGTGCTCCGTCGCCGCCGCCGCGGCGGCACTCGTCGGGCGGGCCATCTCCGCGGACCGCTGGTATTGGGCGGTGCTGACCGCGTTCATGATCTTCTATGGCGCCACCACCAGCGGAGACGTGCTGGCGAGGGCCTGGCGGCGCATGCTCGGCACGGTGCTGGGCGTCGTGGCCGCACTCGTCATCGTCTACGCGATCGGACACCATCCCGACGTCCTGCTACCGCTGATCGCCGTCTACGCGCTGCTCGGCCAATACTTCGGCCCTCTCAACTACGCATACCGCATCTTCTTCATCACCCTGATGCTCGCCAGCCTCTACGAACTGCTCGGCATCTTCGACCTGCGCGTCATGGAGGTCCGCATCGACGAGACCCTCGCCGGCGCCGCCGTGGGCATCGCGGCCGCGTTCTTCGTGCTGTCGACCAGGTCCACGCCCGTTCTCGCCACGCGGATCGGCGACTACCTCACCCGGCTGGGCGTCCTGGTGTCGGATTGCGGCGCGGCGGTGCTCGACGGGCGCGCCCCGCGCGACCTGCGCGCCGCCACCCGGGAGCTTGATGCCGCCCTCGCCGCGGTGGGCAAGGCCGCCGACCCGCTGGAGACCGTCGGCAACCGGCGGCACCGCCGCCAGGCCGCGCGATGGAATCGACGATTGCAGGCGAACAGCCGGTTCGCCCACGAGCTCGTCGGTGCCGTCCTGCTCGAGGCCTGGCCCGACGGCACGGTCCGGCCGCCGGACCCCCCGGCCGCGTTCGAGCCGGCGCTGCACCGCGTGCTCGACGACATCGCCGCCGCCACACGCCGATTCACCGACGCAGACTCGCCCGCCGACGGCGACCCCCCGCCCGCAGCCTCGCCGGGCACCGACGCGGACCGGCTCGTCGGGGACGTGCTGCACGCTCTTCCCCCGGCGGGCCCCGGCGTAGACCCGGCCTACCGTGTCCGCAGTGCCGCCTACGCGCTCGGCGGCGTCGCCAGAACCCTGCCGGACGCCGAAGACGCCATCTTCCGCGCGTGA
- a CDS encoding crotonase/enoyl-CoA hydratase family protein produces MADDDSTTDDGSGTGDGSATGGGMTGHNVVAGRWGDGGTQGFHDITVHTEGHVTTVTMARPDRRNAVDGRMAAELAAAFRAFEHSDARVAVLHGEGGTFCAGADLKAVGTPSGNRLAADGDGPMGISRMHLDKPVIAAVSGYAVAGGLELAAWCDLRVAEESAVFGVFCRRWGVPLIDGGTVRLPRLIGQSRAMDMILTGRPVPAAEAEYMGLVNRLVPDGTALEYAQHMAERIAEFPQTCMRGDRSSVLAQWGSSERDAMAGEFAIGMRSLAADGIDGAGRFAGGEGRHGAFD; encoded by the coding sequence ATGGCGGATGACGACAGCACGACAGACGACGGCAGCGGGACTGGTGACGGCAGTGCGACGGGCGGCGGCATGACGGGCCACAATGTGGTGGCCGGGCGCTGGGGTGACGGCGGCACGCAGGGTTTCCACGACATCACCGTGCATACCGAAGGGCATGTGACGACGGTGACGATGGCGCGTCCGGACAGGCGCAACGCCGTCGACGGCCGGATGGCGGCGGAACTGGCGGCCGCGTTCCGCGCGTTCGAGCACTCCGACGCACGCGTCGCCGTCCTCCACGGCGAGGGCGGCACCTTCTGCGCCGGCGCGGATCTCAAGGCGGTGGGCACCCCGTCCGGCAACCGGTTGGCCGCGGACGGCGACGGCCCCATGGGGATCTCCCGCATGCACCTGGACAAGCCGGTGATCGCCGCCGTCAGCGGATACGCCGTCGCAGGGGGCCTCGAGCTGGCGGCGTGGTGCGACCTGCGGGTGGCCGAGGAGTCGGCGGTGTTCGGCGTGTTCTGCCGCCGCTGGGGCGTGCCGCTCATCGACGGTGGCACGGTGCGGCTGCCGCGGCTGATCGGGCAATCCCGCGCGATGGACATGATCCTCACCGGCAGGCCCGTGCCCGCGGCCGAGGCGGAGTACATGGGGCTGGTCAATCGGCTGGTGCCCGACGGGACGGCGCTCGAGTACGCGCAGCACATGGCGGAGCGCATCGCCGAGTTCCCGCAGACGTGCATGCGCGGCGACCGCTCGTCGGTGCTGGCCCAGTGGGGCTCGTCCGAGCGCGACGCGATGGCCGGGGAGTTCGCCATCGGCATGCGCTCCCTGGCGGCCGACGGGATCGACGGCGCCGGCCGCTTCGCCGGCGGAGAGGGGCGGCACGGCGCGTTCGATTGA